The window ACGCTCCCAAGACGTCAACGTCACCATCGAAGGCGAATACGCCATCACTACCGTCGATCAGGTTTTCTACAATCCCAACGCCCAGCCTCTGGAAGCCATCTACTCATTTCCAGTACCGGAAAAGGCCGCTGTCTCCCAGTTCACTTATTGGATCAACGGCGCGCCTGTTCATGGCGAAGTCGTCGCAAAAAAACAGGCTAGAGAAATCTATGAGCAGGAAAAATCGGAAGGTCGCAACGCCGGCCTGACAGAACAGGACGCCTATAAAACATTCGACATTTCCATCAGCCAGGTATTACCGCAACAGGAAACCAAAATTCGTTTGGTGTATTTGCAGCCAGTGCATATGGACACCGGAATTGGTCGTTACGTTTACCCACTGGAAGAAGGCGGCGTAGATGAGGAGAAAATGGCTTTCTGGACCGCCAACGAGACAGTGAAAGAACGCTTCAGCTTCAATCTTGATTTACGCAGCGGCTACCCGGTGGAAGCCTTGCGTTTACCCGAACACCCACAGGCGCAGATCACGCGAATGGACGAGCAGCGCTGGACGGTTTCCTTGCAGTCAGCCCCTCAAAGCCAGGCAGCCGCACAGGAAGGCGCCGCCAATACGCCCACCGCCGCTCCCAGCGCCTACCGACTGGATAAAGACATCGTGGTCTACTGGCGGCAACAACAGAATCTGCCTGGCTCCGTCGACTTGATCACCTATAAAGAGCCAGGCAAAGACAAAGGGACCTTCATGCTCACCGTGACGCCTGGAGACGACCTGCCAGCCATCACCGAAGGGCGCGACTGGACGCTGGTGCTGGACCGCTCCGGCTCTATGTCAGGCAAGTTCTCTACCTTGCTGGAAGGACTGCGTAAAGGGTTCGCCAAGTTCAACAGCAATGATCGCGTTCGCGTCATCATGTTCAACGACAATGCTACTGACATCACCAACGGGTGGGTGCAGGCGACGCAGGAGAATCTGCAGCGGGTAGTCAGCGCCGTCGAGAATGCAGGACCCAACGGCGGCACCAACCTCATGTCAGCCATCCAAGGCGCGCTCACCGGACTTGATGCGGACCGCACCAACGCCATCTGGCTGGTCACCGACGGCGAAGCCAATGTCGGCGAAACCAAACAAAAGGCGTTTATTGAGTTATTGGAGAAAAAGGATATTCGCCTGTTCACGTTCATTATGGGCAACTCCGCCAACCGTCCTCTGCTGGAAGCGATCACCAAGCACAGTAACGGCTTCGCCATCAGCGTCAGCAATAGCGATGACATTATCGGTCAGCTCATGCTGGCCGCCAGTAAGGTCGACCACGCCGCTCTGCATGGCGCTAACTTGAAGATTTCAGGCATTAAAACTGCGGATGTCTTCCCCAAACAAATCGGCAGCGTTTATCGCGGCCAGCAATTAGTGATGTTTGGGCATTACTACGGTTCCGGGCAGGCTAAGGTGGAGCTGACAGGCAAAGTCTCAGGGTCGCCTATCCGCTATCAGACTCAGTTCGAAGTTAAAGACGGAACCCTGCATCCTGAACTGGAGCGTCTCTGGGCCTTCGCGCAGATCGAAGACCTGATGGATCAGCAGCAGGATTATGGCGAAGATGCGGATCGTAAACAGGCTGTCACGGATTTAGCCGTCGAGTACGGACTGGTGACCGACTACACCTCCATGCTGGTGCTGGATGAGGGACGTTTTGAACATTACGGGGTGAACCGTCGTATCGGAGATCGCATCCAGCGCGAGGAGTCCGCCCGGGAAGTAAGAGCGCAACAACCTGCGCAATCTCACCGGGTAGACTCTCAACAGCCGATGTACACCAAGAGCCGTCCATCATTTGGCGGAGGCGGCGGTGGCGGGGCCATCGACGGATTCATGCTGGCGCTGCTGGGTGCACTGGCCATAGCCGGACGTTGCTTCCGACCTCGTAAGCGCTAACTTCGGGAAACAGCAAAGAGACGGAACCTTCCGTCTCTTTTTCTTTTTAAGACAATGACATAAATGTCTACTGCCTGGCTTGATCGGCGCAATGGCGCTGGTATAGCATGACCGGCCAATCGCGCCATCCCATATAAGGACAACCGTCGCTAAATGGCTAATTTCAATACACATCTTCTCGGCGGAGCCGCCGCATCCGGCGTGTTGACCTCCACCCTGCTATTGACCGGTTTATTCACCCCAGGGCAAGGCATGGCGCTGTGGGTAGCGGGAACCCTGGCGGGCCTGGCGCCAGACCTGGATGCAGACACCACAGCCATATTAAAAGGACTGTTCAGCGCTCTGGGCGTGATGGCTTCCTTTATCATACTGTTTGCGTTCCCTGACCTGCCTTTGTTGCCATTGTGGGGAGCCATGCTGGTGGCGTTCCTTGCAGTCCGTATTGGCGTACTGCAAGTGTTCGCCCACCTCACGGAACATCGCGGCTCTTTCCACTCACTACTAGCCGCCGCCAGCTTTGGGCTGGGTTCCGCGTTTTTATGCTGGCGCTTCATCGATCAAGGCGTGGACTTCGCCTGGGCCCTGGGAGCTATGGTCTTCGCCGGCTATATCGTCCACCTTATTCTTGATGAATGTTACGCGGTGAATCTGGCGGATATGGAGTTCAAGCGTTCATTCGGAACCGCGCTGAAGCCAGTGAGTATCGACAACTGGTGGGCCAGCGGACTCTTTCTCGCCATCGCCATCTATTGCGCCCTACAACTGCCACCGCCGCACAAGTTGCACCTTGAAGTGGTCAGGCTGGCCACTCTGGATCATATGTGGCTGTCGCGCTCGTAAAGCTTAAAATTAATGCCAATACCCATCTGGAATAGCCGCGCCCCTATCACTTATAAAGGGGCGCCGACTTCAACGTGACCAGGGAAATTTCTGGAGGAACCCGAAAACGCACAGGCAGAATGCTGGTCCCCACTCCCGGGGTCACAAACATCTGGCGACCGTCCTCATCAATAGGCCCAATGGCGAATCGCTCCCCGTATTGAGAAGGCACAATGGGCCGACCGATCAATGGCAGGTTAACCTGACCGCCATGGGTATGACCGGCGAAAGTCAGGGATACGTGGCGGGGAATGTCATAAAACACATCAGGGTTGTGAGTGAACGCCAGTACAGGCGCTTCCGCCGGGATGTCGCCCAGGGCTTTGGCGATATCATGCGCGCCTTCCCAATAATCGCTGATTCCAGCCAGCCAGAACTGGCAATCTCCCTGAGTCAGCTGTGTGGAAGCGTCTTCCAAAAACTCGATATGGGTTCCCGTAAAAGCGTCGAGGATCAATTGCGGGCCATGCCACCAATCATGATTGCCCATAACGGCGTATACGCCCAGGCTGGCTTGTAGCCGGTCCAGCTCAGCGGCGATGTCGCGCGGCTCCGCAAACTCGCCGCCAATCACACCCTGGATAACGAAATCTCCCGCCAGCAACACCAGGTCCGGCCTCAACGCATTGGTCTCGTCAACCAGTTCTCTCAACCGGGATAAGCTATTGTGCGGCGATCCTACATGCAGGTCGGCCATCACCGCCACCTGTAACCCATCGCACGACGGCGGCCAGGGACGAATGGCGATACTGACTTCATTTTCAACCAACGACGCAGGCTCGATCCAAAACGCCCAGACGCCGAGCGCGATGCTCAACACAGCCAGGCCCATCATAATACGACGAAAAATTATCACTGCTTTGGGCTCCCGACCGCCTCTCGTTTATTCAATTTCCCGCGCCGGATTTTTTGCGCAAGTGGTAGGTCAACGTCATGGCGATACAATGACGCAACGCCTCTACGGGAAGATCATCCGCCACATCAAACAGAATGCTGCGGTTTCCCTCAAAGCGAAACTCATCGCCATAGATGCGCCGAAACGTCTCCACCAAAGTTGTCTGGCAGTGGAAATAAATCGCATATCCAGAAGACGAAGACTTTAAGCGATCAATTCTGAGGGTACTGCCGCTTTTCGTCTTTGTGGTCAGATAGCTGGGCTGCCCCCATTTGAGCGTTTCTTCCAACTCGCCCACGCCTTCAGTGCTTCTCGCCACGTCAAAAATCAAATCACGCAGGAACAACAATTTTGCTCTCACTTCATCCGGGTACGCGGCGAATGTCGCCTGTACCTGCGCATCAGCGAATTCAACATTGGCGTCGCTCATTTGGCTTCCTTCAATCAGAATCGACGGAGTAAAAACTCGCCGTGTTTAAGTTGGGGTCAGCGTCTCAACGCAGGGCGCTTGCAACGCCCTGACAACGCATCGTTAACAATTTATTGCAACACAGTCTTTAAAGCGCGCAGCGCGGGCGGTTTATAATCGGACTTTTGGCTCTCCAGCGCACTTTACGAGGACGTAATTTTTACGATGAAAAGATGGTTGCTGCAATTATTGGTGGTTGTCGCGCTGGTTCCCGCAGTCTGGTTTATCTCTACGCCGGATCAACGCAAAACCTATCTGAATGTGCTGAATCTGCCGCAAGATCCCTCATGGCTGCACGAAGCTAATTTACTTGCCCTGCCAGGTAAAACACCGCAGCAACCGCCCGAAGCAGAACCTTTGACGGACGGATCATCCACGCCGGAGGCGCCAGCCTCATCGTCTACTTCATCAAATTCATCAAAAGACGCAGCGCCTAACGTAATGACCGCTTTGCGGCAAATGGCGCACAGCGCCCTACCTCAAACTATGTGCGGAAAAACCGCCACTCGCGACATCCGCGACGTGGAAACGCCACAGATTTACAAGTGGACTGACGCCAATGGCCGCGTCCATTTCTCGGATAGCGCCCAGAACAAAAGCGCACAATTCGTGGGCGAAAGCTACGCCTCACAGAAGAAGTATTTCGATTTCAAATTGACCAGCAAAGGCATGCCCCGCAACGGCCTGGTGGAAGACAAGATAAGAGCGGCCGCCCAACAGGTTTATACGCAACTGGAAGCTTATCTCGCGCCTGAACGCCGCAGACAGATCATTCTTAACCTGGAGCTTTACGGCGATCGCGCAGAGTACGAAGCTCTGCGCAAAAAAGTGTTCCCCGGTTTCAACGCCGCCGCGTTCTTCTCCCATGGGGCCAACACCATTTATATGGTTAACGAGGACCAGCTGGAAACCACTGTCGCTATCGCCAAACACGAAGTGGTTCACGCCGTTCTGGCGGGCCTGGTTGGCCCCATGCCCACATGGCTCAACGAAGGCATGGCGGAATACCTGGAGCACGGCGGACTGCCGTACAAGGCGCTCCCTATTGATTTGAACGAGAACGCTATCAACCAGTTGCTCGCCAAAGAGCACCAGGACTTCTATAACGCCAGCGCAGAAAGCAACTATATGGCGTCACATAAATTGGTGGCGTACCTGAACAGCTCTGGCGAAGGCCGTCGCGTGATTGCAGACATTTTTAATAGCCTTGCCGAAGCGCCATGCAGCCAGGTTGATAGCCTCGGAGCCGTCACGGGCGCGATGGGGGATGTGGGTCATCTGGCCAAATTGCTCTAAGCTCCGCGCTCGCCACTATTGTGCGCCGTTCCCATCCAGCGACCATTGCCAAAACCGCTCCCTGGCGTTGCTGGGACGGCTATTAGTCATAAATAAGCCGAAAGTCCGGTATCGCGGCTCCACCTCTATAACCCCGTGCAGACAGGCGGCGGAGCGTGGCGGGTTGACCAGCGCAGAGGCCGCCTGCATCCAAACAGGGTTCTCCGCGCCGCCAGCCTTCTGACTGAAGCGAAGCATGTTATAGGGCGTGGGAAATGGCAGTGTCAGCCTGCCCTGCTCTTCGTCCAGCATGTAGTCGCTGGACAGTGAAGCGTCCGTGTGGATGCGAATGGCGCTTTCGTTGCTGCTGTATGGGTCAGGACTCCAGATATAGCTGATGGCGACCTCCGACTCCGCTGGAGCGACGATATGCAATTCGTCATCCAACCAGCATGAATAGGTCACCGCCAGATGCTCAATATTTTCATAGCGCTTGCCATCCAACTCCAGGCTCAAACGCAACACTTCCGTTCCGGCGGGCTTTTGTAAAACGGCATGTCTGATCATCTCGCCATCAGGCATGCGCCAGACTTCATTTCCCACTAATTCAATAACGCCTTCAGCCGCTTTTGGCGAGGCGGCCAAACTACGTCTCGCATCCCATTCCCCCTGGATAAAAATACCGGACGTCGCCTCCGCCAACCAGACCGGCGTCGCCCCCAATATCAGCATGCGAAACAACAACAAAGCGATATGCGCCATGGAAACGCGGTAAGCAGCGGAGAGCCCCCATACAAACAAGGTCAATATGGCGGGCGCCAGCACCAACAGGCATAGATAGAAGACGCCCAATCCCTCCATACCGGAAACAGTGGAAGGAAGCAGAATCGTCGCGCCGACTGCGCCCGCGACGCCAATAGCCAGGATCAGGTGCACGCCAATGGCGCTGAACCAGTCCAGAGGATAGTCTGGTCTACGACGAAGCCCGTTGCGACAGGCGAACAAAAGGAGGACGGCTAAAGCCAATACAAAAAGGATTTTCAGGCTGGGCAGGACATATAAGTAAAAAATCGCCGTCACAGTACGTCTCCAGTAAGGAAAAGGTATCTGAAAGCCTAGCTTTCACAGTAACCCATAACCAGATCAGTGATAAAAGTATCGCATAGCGAGACGACAAGACGTAACGACAACCATGCACGCCCAGACAAACGCCCCAACTTAGTTAACGCTGCGACAGGTCCTCACAGCGTTAACTATAGTCCGCTGGCGTCACTGGCGGGAGGTTTCATACTCTTGAATCGCCCACAGAATTCTACGCGCCCCTCTCATCACTGTTTCATCATTGGGATGAATGCCATCGCCACGATGTTCGAATGTACGCCAGGGATTTACCAGCAGAGCGCCTTCAAGCTCATCATGAATCCGGTGCGCATATAAGCGGCTGAAGAATTTGAAATCATCACTACTCATCGCCCAGGTCAGTCCGGACAAACTGGCGAAAAGAGACAGATCAAGATCATCCGGATTCGGATAAAGTGGATATACCGGAGTGAGACCCAGGTCCAGCACTTGTTGGCCAATAGCAATCAGGCGATCCACCGCCGCATTCATTTCCGCATAACTGCATATGGCGGTCTTAGATTGTTCGATACCGAATGAGTCGGAATGCAGACAGTCGTTGCCAATACTGATGATCACATAATCCGCGTTGTATCCGGTTAAACCAGACGGGCCATATTGCGCCACCCGCATTAACGCTTTTTGCAGTTGTGTCGAGTAACTGTCCCAGCGCGCAGAACCGCATTCCGGATTACAACTGATTCGGCTGAAGGTGGTGGCGCCCGCCTGCGCCTCGCTTTTGACTTTCACCCCATATCGCATCAACGCCGCGCCCAGGTCGACATAATCCCCGGAACCAACCGATATCCCCGCCAATGGTCCTTGCAGGTCGGAGTTTAGAGGCGTGTCGCCACTGGCGTAGGAGGCGCCGATCAGCAACACAGGCTTATCGATCGCTGCGACGGAAGTGGTCAGAAAAATTCCTGTGGCGAGCAGTAGTCTCACAATCAGTTGTAATGCGTTCACTTTTTTCATTCTCCGTGTGGTTTAACCAGTACCTCACCCTTTAGTCGCCTGGGTCTCCCATCGCCAGGACAAACTTGGCGACAGTTCGCTATCAGGATGTAACGCATTTATAACAACTCCAAGCACATTGAAAAACGCACGATTGTTACATGGCGGAACGTAACAAAGCATATATGCTGAATAATGTTTGTTTTCAGAACATTTCAAAAAGCAGAGCAGTCAGATCATGAATGCGGAATTTTTCCACCAGCCCCGCCCATTTCGAAAAAGCGACTTTGCCCAGCGCCTGAAAGAGCTGCGCAGTCATTTCGGCTACACCCAGCAAAAGGTGGTGGATGGCGTCAATGAGATCCTGCCGTTAATCCAACCCCGCCCCCACCCGCTTTGCCGCAGCCGATACGCCAAGTGGGAATTGAACAACCGCACAGAAATGCCGGACTATCCAGAGCTGCTAGCCTTGTGCCACTACTTTGAGCAAGAACCTTACTACCTGCTTACTGGCGTCAACGGGCCTCGCAAGTCCCGCAATAGTCAGCATGCGCTGGATACCCTTTACAGCCGCTGGGAAGAAGACATTCACTTCAAGTACGTCGTAAAAATGTTGCTGGAGCGCACTCCCGAAGCCACCCGAAGACTGGCGGAATTAATCGACGTTCTGACATTAGGCGACCGCAGCCTGCTCAATAACCACAAAAACAGGGCGAACTGATATCCCGCAGAGCGAAGCAACTTTTTCCTAACTTTCATCCTTAGGGTAAACCCCATATTGCCCCTCGGCGATAGAGTCTGCACACTGCTTACTACCCTAAGCATCAGAAACAAAAGGATATTTTATGAAGTCCGCACTAGGAGCCCTGTTTGGGTGCGCGCTCTCTGGAGCCTGTTTCGCCACCAATTTGAACATTGTCGACTACGGCGCCACGCCGGATGACTATAACGATGACGACGCCATCGCCATTAACGCCGCCATTAACGCCGCGCGTGATGGCGACGTCGTCATCGTTCCTGAAGGGACGTTTCATATTCGCGAAACGATCAACCTGAAAAGTAACGTCAGCCTGAAAGGTGAAGGTTACGCCAAGTCAGGCATTGCTGCGTTATTTGAGGGGGATGATCCAGAAGATATCGTCCTTAAAGGCAAGAACGTCACTAAAGTAACTATTTCCGGCCTGCGGCTTAAAACCAACTTGAGCGGTGGCGTTAAAGCATTGGTCTATATCAAGAACTCTTCCGACGTCACTATCGACGACGCCAGTTTTCACCGATTTAAACGTCATGGCGTTTACTTCAGCAACACCGTGAACGGAAAGGTTCTGAACTCCAAGTTTCAGGAAGCCACCGAAATTAATACTGGCGGTTATGGCTATGGCGTGGTTTACACCGATGGATGTGAAGGCGGCAGAGTAGAAAACAGCGACTTTAATGGCCCGGATATCCGTCACGGCGTCGTCGTGCAAGGCGGAGACGCCAACGGTCCCAGCCACGGCGTCGTGATCCGGGACAACCGCTTTGTGCACACCGCTCAGGACGCCATCGACCTGCATGGTTACGGCGAGTACGGCAACTATGTCATGTACAACACCATCCAGGGCGACCCGGACAGTGACACTATTGGACGTGGAATTGGCGTCGGCGAAGACGTTCACGGTCCCTCAGGAAGCGGCAACGTCATCAAATACAACATTATCCGCGATACCCGTTACGGCATTCATGTACTGACCGGTTCCCCCAACGTCACCATCCGATACAACGAAATTTACGACTGCAAGCGCTACGGTATTTACATCCAGAATGGTCCCGATGCGGATATTCGCGACAATAAAGTCGAGGGCTGTGAAAAATGGGGCATTTACGTAGAGAAAGGCGACAACACCGTTATCCGCAAAGCGGAGACAGGTAACCAGGTCCATAACAACGGGCTGGGCGGCTCAAGCTTTGGGGGCGTACGCGTTGATGCAGACAATTCAGGTCTGGATATTCAGGACAACGATTTCTGCAATAACGAAAGCAAAGGCGGCGTAAACCTCTCATTCGCAGGCCAGGGCACGGTTAAAAACAACCTTTGCCAATAACTTCTTTAGATCCTTGAAATTGCCAGACTACAGACTGCCGCCTCAGCAAGGTCAAGCAGGCTGAACTCGCGCCAACTTGGACCGTCATATGCCTGGCGTCAAACCCCAGGCTTCCAAATTGCGCTTCCGCTCTGCGGAGTCAGACGCACTATTAATCAGGCAGACAAATAGCTTCCTTCTATTTGTCTGCAACGACAGGGCCTGCACCCTGTCTCCCGCGGCTTAAGCCACGCAGGCGCGTCCATGCGCCTGATGATTAACATGCCAATATCATTGCCATGTTAATAACCACCCTAAACATCAGAAACAAAGGATATTTTATGAAATCAGCACTAGGAGCCCTGTTTGGGTGCGCGCTCTCCAGCGCCTGTTTCGCCACCAACTTGAACATCATCGACTACGGCGCCACGCCAGACGACCACAGCGACGATGACTCCATCGCCATCAACGCCGCCATTAACGCCGCTCGCGATGGCGATACCGTTATCATTCCTGAAGGCGCCTTTCACACCCGCGAGGAAATCATACTGAAGAGTCGCGTTAACTTGAAAGGCGCGGGGTACGCCAAATCAACGATTACTGCGGTATACAGCAGTAAGGACAATGACGACGAACATAAAACCTTAATTAAAGGCAGGTACCTGTTTTCGGTCAGCATATCCGGGCTGAGACTGAAAACTATCCATCCAGAGGGAGTCAATAAGCTGATTTCCATCATAGATTCTGAAAACGTCAGCGTTAATGAAAGCAGTTTTCACCGATTTGAAGAGCATGCCGTTTATTTTTATAACACCGTCAACGGCAGAGTCGCCAACTCCCGGTTTCAGGATGCAACGAATACAATCGATGGAGGACATGGCTATGGCGTGGTCTACACAAGCGGGTGTAATGCAGGCAGAGTGGATAACAGCTACTTCTATGGCCCCGATATTCGTCACGGCGTAGTGATTCAAGGGGACAAAAAAATAAACCGCCCCAGCCACGGTATAACTGTAAACAGCAATTACTTCAAAGACACAAAACAAGACGCCATTGATCTACATGGGTCAGGCGAGTACGACAACCTTGTCATAAACAATACAATCGTGGGCGACCCCAACGACAAAGCGTTAGGCCGAGGAATTGGCGTTGGCGAGGATGTGCACGGCCCTTCTGGTAGCGGGAATATCGTTAAAAACAACATTATCCGTAATACTCTTTACGGTATACATGTTCTGGCTGGTTCGCCCGACGTCAAGATCTCGGGGAATAAAATATACAATTGCAATCGCATGGGTATATTCATTGAGAAAGGGCAAAACGTAGATGTACGAGCCAACACAATAGAAGGCTGCAGATGGTGGGGCATTTATGTGGAGAATGGCGACAATACCACCATCGCTTCAGGAAGCAAGACTACAAACGAAGTCCACGGCAACGGCTGGGGCTCCAGTGACGGCTGGCGTGAAAAAGACTACGGCAACGGCGGTGTACGCGTAGAGAGTCAAAATTCCGGGATGAATGTTCGAAATAATAACTTTTGCGATAACGAGAGCAATGGCGGCCCCAACTTCCTGTTTGAAGGGCAAGGCACAGTCCTGAATAATCAATGTCAGTGAAGAGAACTAAATCTCTCTCACATATGATTAATGCGTCGCCAGGGCAGCCACAAACTGCCCTGGCAGCTTCCCTCTTCTTCAGTCCTGTCACAAACATCGCTAATACTCCGTCCTGGGAAACTCATTTTTCGACAACCAGTAATAGAAGATAGAGTAAATGGTGTCGTAAAAGTCCTGTATCCCATATTCCATTCTTTTGCTGATCAAGCTGGAAGCGCCCGATTTGTAACACTCAATCGCTGTACGTTCGTGGGTGGATTCCGTCAGAACGACAATGGGCGTAAAACGATTATGGTCCGATTTACGGATCGCCTGCATGACTTCATAGCCGCTGGCGATTGGCAACCCCAGATCCACCAGAATGAGGTCGAAGTGGGCGTTGTGAACCTTGAACATCGCCTTGGCGCCATTGTCCACAAACTCACACTGGCATCGAACTTCCCGACGCTCCAGAACCCTGCGCATGAGGTCCACCGTGTCCTGATCGTCCTCAATCACCAGAACCCTGCGATTGTGCGATGTGCTGCTTTCCATTAAACGGTAATCTGCATAAGACACGTTTTTCCGCTCCTTATGAAACGTATGATTCAACGGTTCGCTCAGAGATTGGCGGCGGGAAGGTCGCATTTATGCGAGACGCGGACAATGAGTAAACATAAACGGACACCGGGCTGATCATAACCCGCCAGATGGACCGCTCCCTGGCGATTAGTCGATTAAAGCATAGTTTAGATTGAGAGCTAATACTGAGCTTGTCACACAAACGAAAAAAGCCAGCCTTCTCAGGCTGGCTTTTTCAGCTAAAGCAGCTGGCGATTAGCCTTGCATTGGCACCAGTTTCAGCTCAACGCGACGGTTGGCTGCGCGGCCTTCTGTTGTGCTGTTGGTAGCTACAGGATAACGCGGGCCGTAACCGATGGTCTGAACGCGCGAACTCAACACGCCTTGTGAAATCAGATAACGGCCAACGCTGCTGGCGCGCTGCTCACTCAAACGCTGGTTCAGATCCAGGCTGCCAGTGGAGTCGGTGTGACCGCTAACCTGGATGATAGTCTTGTCGAATTCTTTCAACACCAGACCTACTGAATCCAGAGTGTCATAGAAGTTGGCTTTGACATCTGAACGCCCCGTATCGAAGGTGATGTTGCCGGGCATGACCAGTGTGATCTCGTCGCCGTTACGCACTACGCGCACGCCGGTGCCTTCCAGACGGTGACGCAGCTCAGACTCTTGCTTGTCCATATAGTAGCCGATGCCGCCGCCCACTGTGCCGCCAGCGGCTGCGCCGATCAGAGCGCCCTTGCCGCGATCTTTCTTGCTGGACGTGGCCGCACCGATCGCTGCGCCCGCAACTGCGCCGATCACAGCGCCCGTGGTCGCGTTAGCGGTTTTCTTTTCCCCAGTGTAGGGATCGTAGGTTTGGCATCCAGCGGCCAGGGAACCCGCTACTACAAGAGCACAAAGCTTAAATTTCATTCTCAATCTCCAGATTTATCAGAGTTGGCGGTAATTGTAGTTTCATTTTTCTTAACAGAAGCTGAACGCTGACCAGCGATAGCCCTGTCAAAAGCTTCACTGATCCAGCCAAAGACCCTTGCCCGGATCTCTGGCGACTCGTTTACCAGTTGATGACGTCCCGTCTTCAGATATTGCA is drawn from Hahella sp. KA22 and contains these coding sequences:
- a CDS encoding metallophosphoesterase translates to MIIFRRIMMGLAVLSIALGVWAFWIEPASLVENEVSIAIRPWPPSCDGLQVAVMADLHVGSPHNSLSRLRELVDETNALRPDLVLLAGDFVIQGVIGGEFAEPRDIAAELDRLQASLGVYAVMGNHDWWHGPQLILDAFTGTHIEFLEDASTQLTQGDCQFWLAGISDYWEGAHDIAKALGDIPAEAPVLAFTHNPDVFYDIPRHVSLTFAGHTHGGQVNLPLIGRPIVPSQYGERFAIGPIDEDGRQMFVTPGVGTSILPVRFRVPPEISLVTLKSAPLYK
- a CDS encoding SGNH/GDSL hydrolase family protein, yielding MNALQLIVRLLLATGIFLTTSVAAIDKPVLLIGASYASGDTPLNSDLQGPLAGISVGSGDYVDLGAALMRYGVKVKSEAQAGATTFSRISCNPECGSARWDSYSTQLQKALMRVAQYGPSGLTGYNADYVIISIGNDCLHSDSFGIEQSKTAICSYAEMNAAVDRLIAIGQQVLDLGLTPVYPLYPNPDDLDLSLFASLSGLTWAMSSDDFKFFSRLYAHRIHDELEGALLVNPWRTFEHRGDGIHPNDETVMRGARRILWAIQEYETSRQ
- a CDS encoding DUF1801 domain-containing protein — protein: MSDANVEFADAQVQATFAAYPDEVRAKLLFLRDLIFDVARSTEGVGELEETLKWGQPSYLTTKTKSGSTLRIDRLKSSSSGYAIYFHCQTTLVETFRRIYGDEFRFEGNRSILFDVADDLPVEALRHCIAMTLTYHLRKKSGAGN
- a CDS encoding VIT and VWA domain-containing protein; this encodes MLNGKAGLASLSACVLMLSLSNPDAAQAAGLLKPQGGSLPDLDLRSQDVNVTIEGEYAITTVDQVFYNPNAQPLEAIYSFPVPEKAAVSQFTYWINGAPVHGEVVAKKQAREIYEQEKSEGRNAGLTEQDAYKTFDISISQVLPQQETKIRLVYLQPVHMDTGIGRYVYPLEEGGVDEEKMAFWTANETVKERFSFNLDLRSGYPVEALRLPEHPQAQITRMDEQRWTVSLQSAPQSQAAAQEGAANTPTAAPSAYRLDKDIVVYWRQQQNLPGSVDLITYKEPGKDKGTFMLTVTPGDDLPAITEGRDWTLVLDRSGSMSGKFSTLLEGLRKGFAKFNSNDRVRVIMFNDNATDITNGWVQATQENLQRVVSAVENAGPNGGTNLMSAIQGALTGLDADRTNAIWLVTDGEANVGETKQKAFIELLEKKDIRLFTFIMGNSANRPLLEAITKHSNGFAISVSNSDDIIGQLMLAASKVDHAALHGANLKISGIKTADVFPKQIGSVYRGQQLVMFGHYYGSGQAKVELTGKVSGSPIRYQTQFEVKDGTLHPELERLWAFAQIEDLMDQQQDYGEDADRKQAVTDLAVEYGLVTDYTSMLVLDEGRFEHYGVNRRIGDRIQREESAREVRAQQPAQSHRVDSQQPMYTKSRPSFGGGGGGGAIDGFMLALLGALAIAGRCFRPRKR
- a CDS encoding nitrous oxide reductase family maturation protein NosD, with product MKSALGALFGCALSGACFATNLNIVDYGATPDDYNDDDAIAINAAINAARDGDVVIVPEGTFHIRETINLKSNVSLKGEGYAKSGIAALFEGDDPEDIVLKGKNVTKVTISGLRLKTNLSGGVKALVYIKNSSDVTIDDASFHRFKRHGVYFSNTVNGKVLNSKFQEATEINTGGYGYGVVYTDGCEGGRVENSDFNGPDIRHGVVVQGGDANGPSHGVVIRDNRFVHTAQDAIDLHGYGEYGNYVMYNTIQGDPDSDTIGRGIGVGEDVHGPSGSGNVIKYNIIRDTRYGIHVLTGSPNVTIRYNEIYDCKRYGIYIQNGPDADIRDNKVEGCEKWGIYVEKGDNTVIRKAETGNQVHNNGLGGSSFGGVRVDADNSGLDIQDNDFCNNESKGGVNLSFAGQGTVKNNLCQ
- a CDS encoding DUF4124 domain-containing protein, coding for MKRWLLQLLVVVALVPAVWFISTPDQRKTYLNVLNLPQDPSWLHEANLLALPGKTPQQPPEAEPLTDGSSTPEAPASSSTSSNSSKDAAPNVMTALRQMAHSALPQTMCGKTATRDIRDVETPQIYKWTDANGRVHFSDSAQNKSAQFVGESYASQKKYFDFKLTSKGMPRNGLVEDKIRAAAQQVYTQLEAYLAPERRRQIILNLELYGDRAEYEALRKKVFPGFNAAAFFSHGANTIYMVNEDQLETTVAIAKHEVVHAVLAGLVGPMPTWLNEGMAEYLEHGGLPYKALPIDLNENAINQLLAKEHQDFYNASAESNYMASHKLVAYLNSSGEGRRVIADIFNSLAEAPCSQVDSLGAVTGAMGDVGHLAKLL
- a CDS encoding helix-turn-helix transcriptional regulator — translated: MNAEFFHQPRPFRKSDFAQRLKELRSHFGYTQQKVVDGVNEILPLIQPRPHPLCRSRYAKWELNNRTEMPDYPELLALCHYFEQEPYYLLTGVNGPRKSRNSQHALDTLYSRWEEDIHFKYVVKMLLERTPEATRRLAELIDVLTLGDRSLLNNHKNRAN
- a CDS encoding metal-dependent hydrolase, whose translation is MANFNTHLLGGAAASGVLTSTLLLTGLFTPGQGMALWVAGTLAGLAPDLDADTTAILKGLFSALGVMASFIILFAFPDLPLLPLWGAMLVAFLAVRIGVLQVFAHLTEHRGSFHSLLAAASFGLGSAFLCWRFIDQGVDFAWALGAMVFAGYIVHLILDECYAVNLADMEFKRSFGTALKPVSIDNWWASGLFLAIAIYCALQLPPPHKLHLEVVRLATLDHMWLSRS